One Molothrus ater isolate BHLD 08-10-18 breed brown headed cowbird chromosome 4, BPBGC_Mater_1.1, whole genome shotgun sequence genomic window carries:
- the MRPL35 gene encoding 39S ribosomal protein L35, mitochondrial: MAAAAARGALVGILRRWAPRALPLSGHFARCVGHGPAPAPAPLWTPRLLGENRPRAGTLSVLSSVTPLLPSLLQQPARTLTYCSLRKGKRKSVKSVVKRFLRLHNGLWVRRKSGYKKKLWKKSAARKKRLRELVLCTRTQCKLLDKMTTSFWKRRTWYVDDPYQKYHDRTNLRV, from the exons atggcggcggcggcggcccgcGGGGCCCTGGTGG GGATCCTGCGGCGCTGGGCCCCCCGTGCGCTCCCGCTCAGCGGCCACTTCGCCCGGTGCGTCGGGCACGgaccggccccggccccggccccgctctgGACCCCGCGGCTGCTCGGCGAGAACCGGCCCCGGGCAGGGACCCTCTCGGTGCTCAGCAG tgTCACACCTCTACTTCCAAGTTTACTCCAGCAGCCAGCAAGGACCCTCACCTACTGCAGCCTAcggaaaggaaagaggaaaagtgtGAAATCTGTGGTCAAAAGGTTCCTCCGGCTGCACAACGGCCTCTGGGTGAGGAGAAAG TCTGGTTATAAGAAGAAGCTGTGGAAGAAGTCAGCTGCCAGGAAGAAGCGTTTGAGGGAGTTGGTGCTGTGCACCAGGACACAGTGTAAGCTCCTGGATAAAATGACCACTTCCTTCTGGAAAAGAAGGACCTGGTACGTTGATGACCCCTACCAGAAGTACCACGACCGCACAAACCTTCGTGTGTAA